One genomic segment of Streptomyces liangshanensis includes these proteins:
- a CDS encoding TIGR03960 family B12-binding radical SAM protein: MRAESVFPQLEALLPHVQKPIQYVGGELNSTVKPWDSCDVRWALMYPDAYEVGLPNQGVMILYEVLNEREGVLAERTYSVWPDLEELMREHGVPQFTVDSHRPVSAFDVFGLSFSTELGYTNMLTALDLAGIPLEARNRTVDHPIVVAGGHAAFNPEPIAEFIDCAVIGDGEQAVLEITEIVRAWKAADRPGGREELLLRLAKTGGVYVPGFYDVEYLPDGRIGRVVPNRSGVPWRVSKHTVMDLDEWPYPKQPLVPLAETVHERMSVEIFRGCTRGCRFCQAGMITRPVRERSITGIGEMVEKGLKATGFEEVGLLSLSSADHSEIGDIAKGLADRYEADKVGLSLPSTRVDAFNVDLANELTRNGRRSGLTFAPEGGSERLRKVINKMVSEEDLIRTVSTAYGNGWRQVKLYFMCGLPTETDDDVLQIGDMAVKVIAEGRRVSGQGDIRCTVSIGGFVPKPHTPFQWAPQLSAEETDARLKKLKDKIQGDKKYGRSIGFRYHDGKPGIVEGLLSRGDRRVGAVIRAVYEAGGRFDGWREHFSYDRWMAAAEKTLPDFGVDVAWYTTRERTYEEVLPWDHLDSGLDKDWLWEDWQDALDETEVEDCRWTPCFDCGVCPQLDLDIQIGPTGKKLLPLTVVK, from the coding sequence ATGCGTGCCGAATCGGTCTTCCCGCAGCTCGAAGCCCTGCTCCCGCATGTGCAGAAGCCGATCCAATATGTCGGTGGCGAGCTCAACTCCACGGTCAAGCCCTGGGATTCGTGCGACGTCCGCTGGGCGCTGATGTACCCGGACGCGTACGAGGTCGGGCTGCCCAACCAGGGCGTCATGATCCTGTACGAGGTGCTCAACGAGCGCGAGGGCGTGCTGGCGGAGCGTACGTACAGCGTGTGGCCGGACCTGGAGGAGCTGATGCGCGAGCACGGCGTCCCGCAGTTCACGGTGGACTCGCACCGGCCCGTCTCCGCCTTCGACGTGTTCGGGCTGAGCTTCTCCACCGAGCTGGGCTACACGAACATGCTCACCGCCCTGGACCTCGCGGGCATCCCGCTGGAGGCCAGGAACCGTACCGTCGACCACCCGATCGTCGTCGCCGGCGGGCACGCGGCCTTCAACCCCGAGCCGATCGCGGAGTTCATCGACTGCGCGGTCATCGGCGACGGCGAGCAGGCCGTGCTGGAGATCACCGAGATCGTCCGCGCCTGGAAGGCGGCTGACCGCCCGGGCGGGCGCGAGGAGCTGCTCCTGCGGCTCGCGAAGACCGGCGGGGTGTACGTCCCCGGCTTCTACGACGTCGAGTACCTCCCCGACGGGCGCATCGGCCGTGTCGTACCGAACCGCTCCGGTGTCCCGTGGCGGGTGTCCAAGCACACCGTCATGGACCTCGACGAGTGGCCGTACCCGAAGCAGCCGCTGGTGCCGCTGGCCGAGACGGTCCACGAGCGGATGTCCGTCGAGATCTTCCGCGGCTGCACGCGCGGCTGCCGCTTCTGCCAGGCCGGCATGATCACACGCCCGGTGCGCGAGCGCAGCATCACCGGCATCGGCGAGATGGTCGAGAAGGGCCTGAAGGCGACCGGCTTCGAGGAAGTCGGCCTGCTGTCGCTGTCCTCCGCCGACCACAGCGAGATCGGCGACATCGCCAAGGGCCTCGCGGACCGCTACGAGGCGGACAAGGTCGGCCTGTCGCTGCCCTCGACCCGCGTCGACGCGTTCAACGTCGACCTGGCCAACGAGCTGACCAGGAACGGCCGCAGGTCGGGCCTCACCTTCGCCCCCGAGGGGGGCTCCGAGCGGCTGCGCAAGGTCATCAACAAGATGGTCTCGGAGGAGGACCTGATCCGCACGGTCTCCACCGCGTACGGCAACGGCTGGCGCCAGGTGAAGCTGTACTTCATGTGCGGCCTGCCCACCGAGACCGACGACGACGTCCTCCAGATCGGCGACATGGCGGTCAAGGTCATCGCCGAGGGCCGCCGCGTCTCCGGCCAGGGCGACATCCGCTGCACGGTGTCGATCGGCGGGTTCGTGCCCAAGCCGCACACCCCGTTCCAGTGGGCGCCGCAGCTCAGCGCCGAGGAGACCGACGCGCGCCTCAAGAAGCTCAAGGACAAGATCCAGGGCGACAAGAAGTACGGCCGCTCGATCGGCTTCCGCTACCACGACGGCAAGCCCGGCATCGTCGAGGGCCTCCTCTCCCGCGGCGACCGCCGCGTCGGCGCGGTCATCCGCGCGGTCTACGAGGCCGGCGGCCGCTTCGACGGCTGGCGCGAACACTTCAGCTACGACCGCTGGATGGCCGCCGCCGAGAAGACCCTCCCCGACTTCGGCGTGGACGTCGCCTGGTACACCACCCGCGAGCGCACGTACGAGGAAGTCCTCCCCTGGGACCACCTGGACTCCGGCCTCGACAAGGACTGGCTCTGGGAGGACTGGCAGGACGCCCTGGACGAGACAGAGGTCGAGGACTGCCGCTGGACCCCCTGCTTCGACTGCGGCGTCTGCCCCCAACTCGACCTGGACATCCAGATCGGCCCCACAGGCAAGAAACTCCTCCCGCTGACGGTGGTCAAGTAG
- a CDS encoding class I SAM-dependent methyltransferase, with protein MPARHNHDDERDLWDAYATSVTREIGAPVMNWTQYAGHGPGVELLGSPGTVLEIGCGTGRTLAYLAERGVKGTGVDMSPVMVDAVRERWGDRVSFHCAEVLDFLRDHGERYDAVYSIFGAVWFTDPAKLLPLVLNALKPGGSLVFSHPPAIPGAYGPQGMYKGGFAGRARFTYRYSYTPGRWESILLRSGFSKAEVRILDAPEPDHIGTLIGQAVTG; from the coding sequence GTGCCGGCACGCCATAACCACGATGACGAACGTGATCTCTGGGATGCGTACGCGACCAGCGTCACCAGGGAGATCGGTGCTCCGGTGATGAACTGGACGCAGTACGCCGGGCACGGCCCAGGTGTGGAGCTTCTTGGTAGCCCGGGCACCGTACTCGAGATCGGGTGCGGCACGGGACGGACTCTCGCCTATCTCGCAGAACGGGGGGTGAAGGGGACGGGAGTGGACATGTCCCCTGTCATGGTGGACGCCGTGCGGGAACGGTGGGGGGACCGGGTGTCGTTCCACTGCGCGGAAGTGCTGGACTTCCTGCGTGATCACGGGGAGCGGTACGACGCGGTCTACTCGATCTTCGGCGCGGTCTGGTTCACGGACCCGGCCAAGCTTCTTCCGCTTGTGCTCAACGCGCTCAAGCCGGGCGGGAGCCTGGTCTTCTCACACCCGCCGGCCATCCCCGGAGCCTACGGGCCGCAGGGCATGTACAAGGGAGGATTCGCAGGCCGGGCACGGTTCACCTACCGCTACAGCTACACCCCTGGGAGGTGGGAGAGCATCTTGCTGAGGTCTGGTTTCTCGAAAGCGGAGGTTCGGATTCTGGATGCTCCCGAGCCGGACCACATTGGAACGTTGATCGGCCAGGCCGTGACAGGTTGA
- the rodA gene encoding rod shape-determining protein RodA: MAGTSGFSVSGYGPERSTWARLAARDSLARRLDWPLLFSAIALSLLGSLLVWSATRNRTVLNHGDPYYFLFRHLLNTGIGFALMIATIWLGHRTLRGAVPVLYGLSVLLVILVLTPLGATINGAHAWIVIGGGFSLQPSEFVKITIILGMAMMLAARVDAGDQLHPDHRTVAKALGLAVVPMAIVMLMPDLGSVMVMAVIVLGVLLASGASNRWVFGLVGAGVVGAIAVAALGVLDEYQINRFAAFANPELDPAGVGYNTNQARIAIGSGGLTGTGLFKGSQTTGQFVPEQQTDFVFTVAGEELGFVGAGLILLLLGVVLWRACRIARETTELYGTVVAAGIIAWFAFQSFENIGMTLGIMPVAGLPLPFVSYGGTSMFAVWIAVGLLQSIRVQRPMSA, from the coding sequence ATGGCCGGTACAAGTGGCTTCTCGGTCTCCGGGTACGGCCCGGAACGGAGCACGTGGGCGCGGCTCGCGGCCCGTGACTCGCTCGCGCGGCGGCTGGACTGGCCGCTGCTGTTCTCGGCGATCGCCCTGTCCCTGCTGGGCTCCCTGCTGGTCTGGTCGGCGACCAGGAACCGTACGGTCCTGAACCACGGCGACCCGTACTACTTCCTCTTCCGGCACCTGCTGAACACCGGCATAGGGTTCGCCCTCATGATCGCCACGATCTGGCTGGGCCACCGCACCCTGCGGGGCGCCGTCCCGGTGCTCTACGGCCTGTCGGTCCTGCTGGTGATACTGGTCCTCACCCCGCTCGGCGCGACCATCAACGGCGCCCACGCGTGGATCGTCATCGGCGGCGGCTTCTCGCTCCAGCCGTCGGAGTTCGTGAAGATCACGATCATTCTGGGCATGGCGATGATGCTGGCGGCCCGGGTCGACGCGGGCGACCAGCTGCATCCCGACCACCGCACGGTCGCCAAGGCGCTGGGCCTCGCCGTCGTCCCGATGGCGATCGTCATGCTGATGCCGGACCTCGGGTCGGTCATGGTCATGGCCGTCATCGTGCTCGGTGTCCTGCTCGCGTCCGGCGCGTCCAACCGCTGGGTGTTCGGCCTGGTCGGGGCGGGGGTCGTCGGCGCGATCGCGGTCGCCGCGCTCGGGGTGCTCGACGAGTACCAGATCAACCGCTTCGCGGCCTTCGCCAACCCGGAGCTGGACCCGGCCGGCGTCGGCTACAACACCAACCAGGCGCGCATCGCCATCGGTTCGGGCGGGCTGACCGGGACGGGGCTCTTCAAGGGCTCGCAGACCACCGGGCAGTTCGTGCCCGAGCAGCAGACGGACTTCGTCTTCACCGTCGCCGGCGAGGAACTGGGCTTCGTGGGGGCCGGGCTGATCCTCCTGCTGCTGGGCGTGGTGCTGTGGCGCGCGTGCCGCATCGCCCGCGAGACGACCGAGCTGTACGGGACGGTCGTGGCGGCCGGGATCATCGCGTGGTTCGCGTTCCAGTCGTTCGAGAACATCGGGATGACGCTCGGGATCATGCCGGTGGCGGGGCTGCCGCTGCCGTTCGTGTCGTACGGAGGCACGTCGATGTTCGCGGTGTGGATCGCGGTGGGGCTGCTCCAGTCGATCCGCGTCCAGAGACCCATGAGCGCGTAG
- a CDS encoding CYTH and CHAD domain-containing protein, which yields MADTKREIERKYELPVRAGGGADARPTLPDLTRVPGVSSLFDQGVAELDAVYYDTADLRLAADKLTLRRRTGGADAGWHLKFPVSTGIRDEIQAPLADTVPDELAALLRSRLRGSALIPVVRLRSSREVTHLLDADGALLAEVSVDTVLAERLTGMPGRVAAWAEVEVELADGGDPAILDAVEKKLRKGGLRPAAAPSKLSRALKETAPEGAVDGSARHPVPVTAGDHVLAYVRAQADAITAQDPAVRRDLPDAVHQMRVATRRMRSAFRTYRKILDRSVTDPIADELKWLAGELGVDRDHEVLAERITARLDALPGTLVLGPVRARVQIWNAAGSTDSRGATVAVLDGERYLALLRSVDALLADPPLRKGADVPPDQALPKAILKDYGRLAARIEHALALRPGEERDVALHEARKAAKRARYAGEAAKPVLGRPAKRFADRMKAVQTVLGDHQDSVVAREALRALAVKAHAAGETAFTWGLLYGQEEAQAERRERELPRVWAEASDREGRAALAG from the coding sequence ATGGCGGACACAAAGCGCGAGATCGAACGCAAGTACGAACTCCCTGTGCGTGCCGGTGGCGGTGCGGACGCCCGGCCCACCCTGCCGGACCTGACCCGGGTCCCCGGCGTCTCGTCCCTCTTCGACCAGGGCGTCGCGGAGCTCGACGCGGTCTACTACGACACCGCGGACCTGCGCCTCGCGGCGGACAAGCTCACCCTGCGCCGCAGGACCGGCGGCGCCGACGCGGGCTGGCACCTCAAGTTCCCGGTGTCCACGGGCATCCGCGACGAGATCCAGGCCCCCCTGGCCGACACCGTCCCCGACGAGCTGGCCGCCCTGCTCCGCTCCCGCCTGCGCGGCTCCGCCCTCATCCCCGTCGTCCGGCTGCGCTCCTCCCGCGAGGTCACCCACCTGCTGGACGCGGACGGCGCGCTGCTCGCCGAGGTCAGCGTCGACACCGTCCTCGCCGAACGCCTGACCGGGATGCCGGGCCGGGTCGCGGCCTGGGCCGAGGTCGAGGTGGAGCTCGCCGACGGCGGCGACCCCGCGATCCTGGACGCCGTCGAGAAGAAGCTCCGCAAGGGCGGGCTGCGGCCCGCCGCCGCGCCCTCCAAGCTCAGCAGGGCCCTCAAGGAGACCGCCCCCGAGGGCGCCGTGGACGGCTCCGCCCGGCATCCCGTCCCGGTCACCGCCGGGGACCACGTCCTCGCGTACGTCAGGGCGCAGGCCGACGCGATCACCGCCCAGGACCCGGCCGTCCGCCGCGACCTGCCGGACGCCGTGCACCAGATGCGGGTCGCCACCCGCCGGATGCGCTCGGCGTTCCGTACGTACCGCAAGATCCTCGACCGGTCCGTCACCGACCCGATCGCCGACGAGCTGAAGTGGCTGGCGGGCGAGCTGGGCGTCGACCGCGACCACGAGGTCCTCGCCGAGCGCATCACCGCCCGGCTCGACGCGCTGCCCGGGACGCTGGTCCTCGGACCCGTGCGCGCCCGTGTCCAGATCTGGAACGCGGCGGGGAGCACCGACTCCCGCGGCGCGACCGTCGCCGTCCTGGACGGCGAGCGCTACCTCGCCCTGCTGCGGTCCGTCGACGCGCTGCTCGCGGACCCGCCGCTGCGCAAGGGCGCGGACGTCCCGCCCGACCAGGCGCTGCCCAAGGCGATCCTCAAGGACTACGGCCGGCTGGCCGCCCGTATCGAGCACGCCCTGGCCCTGCGCCCCGGCGAGGAGCGGGACGTGGCGCTGCACGAGGCGAGGAAGGCGGCGAAGCGCGCGCGGTACGCGGGCGAGGCGGCGAAGCCGGTGCTGGGCCGGCCCGCCAAGCGGTTCGCCGACCGGATGAAGGCCGTGCAGACCGTGCTCGGCGACCACCAGGACAGCGTGGTGGCCCGCGAGGCCCTGCGCGCCCTCGCGGTCAAGGCGCACGCGGCCGGCGAGACGGCGTTCACCTGGGGACTCCTGTACGGCCAGGAGGAGGCGCAGGCCGAGCGGCGGGAGCGGGAGCTGCCCCGGGTGTGGGCGGAGGCCTCGGACCGGGAAGGGCGGGCGGCGCTGGCCGGCTGA
- a CDS encoding GNAT family N-acetyltransferase encodes MPQFIAPDVLVHASFLDAMGEFVEEGDGERSLLVHEMERYAGSWHRADVFAGYVERLNAEPLEETPRVEGWVPSTTLWYVEGDTFLGRLAIRHRLNPFLRELGGHIGYAVRPTARRRGYATAMLAGSLPVARRIGIDPVLVTCDTTNTASRKVIEAVGGVLEDQRGGKLRFWIRTGS; translated from the coding sequence ATGCCTCAGTTCATTGCTCCCGACGTCCTCGTTCATGCCTCGTTCCTCGACGCGATGGGGGAGTTCGTGGAGGAGGGGGATGGTGAGCGGTCGTTGCTCGTGCACGAGATGGAGCGGTACGCGGGTAGTTGGCATCGGGCTGACGTGTTCGCCGGGTATGTGGAGCGGCTCAACGCCGAGCCGTTGGAGGAGACGCCGCGGGTCGAGGGGTGGGTGCCCAGCACCACGCTCTGGTACGTCGAGGGCGACACGTTCCTCGGGCGGCTCGCGATCCGGCACCGGCTCAACCCGTTCCTGCGCGAGCTGGGCGGGCACATCGGGTACGCCGTACGGCCCACCGCCCGTCGGCGGGGGTACGCGACCGCGATGCTCGCCGGGTCGCTTCCCGTGGCGCGGCGGATCGGGATCGACCCCGTACTGGTCACCTGCGACACCACCAACACCGCCTCGCGCAAGGTGATCGAGGCCGTGGGCGGGGTTCTGGAGGACCAGCGCGGCGGAAAGCTCCGGTTCTGGATCCGGACAGGCTCCTGA
- a CDS encoding TIGR03936 family radical SAM-associated protein, giving the protein MQRIRLRYTKRGRLRFTSHRDFQRAFERALRRAEVPMAYSAGFTPHPKVSYANAAPTGTGSEAEFLEIALVEHRDPEKLRQLLDESLPTGLDITDAVEARTSGLADRLTASVWELRLEGVGPEEAGHAVSVFLNAESVEVERRMKNGVRTFDTRAAVVSLEVTPPRSDRPGDGPCAILRLVVRHVTPAVRPDDVLSGLRAVADLAPPVPAAVTRLAQGLFDEESGTVTDPLAPDREAATAGLRQAAGTAAAKAPEGAGSA; this is encoded by the coding sequence GTGCAGCGCATCCGTTTGCGCTACACCAAGCGGGGCCGCCTCCGGTTCACCAGCCACCGAGACTTCCAGCGCGCCTTCGAGCGGGCGCTGCGCCGCGCCGAGGTGCCGATGGCGTACTCGGCGGGGTTCACCCCGCACCCGAAGGTGTCGTACGCCAATGCCGCACCCACCGGCACGGGCAGTGAGGCCGAGTTCCTGGAGATCGCCCTGGTGGAGCACCGCGACCCGGAGAAGCTGCGTCAGCTGCTCGACGAGTCGCTGCCCACCGGTCTCGACATCACCGACGCCGTCGAGGCCCGTACGTCGGGACTCGCCGACCGGCTGACCGCTTCCGTATGGGAGCTGCGGCTGGAGGGCGTCGGTCCCGAGGAGGCCGGACACGCCGTGTCCGTCTTCCTGAACGCGGAATCGGTCGAGGTCGAGCGCCGTATGAAGAACGGTGTGCGGACCTTCGACACCCGTGCCGCGGTGGTCTCCCTGGAGGTCACCCCGCCCCGGTCCGATAGGCCGGGGGACGGGCCCTGTGCGATACTGCGCCTGGTTGTTCGGCACGTGACACCTGCCGTGCGACCTGACGACGTCCTGTCCGGTCTCCGAGCTGTGGCCGACCTGGCGCCGCCGGTCCCCGCAGCGGTGACCAGGCTGGCGCAGGGGCTCTTCGACGAGGAGTCCGGCACGGTGACCGACCCGCTCGCGCCCGACCGCGAGGCAGCGACGGCCGGCCTGCGACAGGCCGCCGGAACCGCCGCCGCGAAAGCGCCGGAAGGTGCGGGTTCCGCATAG
- a CDS encoding helix-turn-helix transcriptional regulator, translated as MDSIGKALRALRDTSGLTGDTVARRASMSAGKLSKIENGRTLPTVQDVDLVLSALGVSEEVKEQFLTTARAEVTEATAWRLLRRMGPWKHQNTIRAIEAGTAGLRLFQGQLIPGLLQTPEYATAVFSLPPALPDETRARTVTARLERQATLYEEGRSFHFVICEHVLRWLVCEPAVMAVQLDRLVSLSRLPRVLIGIVPLAGRMPDFPMTCFSIHDDRLVLVETFHSEITTREPKDVQTYVDTFERFAEVALYGEGMRTLVEGIRDGFLPQQERS; from the coding sequence GTGGACTCGATCGGGAAAGCCCTGCGGGCACTGCGGGACACATCGGGGCTGACCGGTGACACGGTGGCCCGCAGGGCTTCCATGTCCGCCGGGAAGCTGTCGAAGATCGAGAACGGTCGGACTCTGCCCACCGTGCAGGACGTCGACCTGGTTCTCTCCGCGCTCGGGGTCTCGGAGGAGGTGAAGGAGCAATTCCTCACGACTGCCCGAGCCGAGGTCACGGAGGCCACAGCGTGGCGGCTGCTGCGCCGGATGGGGCCGTGGAAACACCAGAACACCATCAGGGCGATCGAGGCGGGCACCGCCGGCCTCAGGCTTTTTCAGGGGCAGCTCATCCCGGGACTGCTCCAGACCCCGGAGTACGCGACGGCCGTGTTCTCGTTGCCGCCCGCGCTGCCGGACGAGACGCGGGCCCGGACGGTGACAGCCAGGCTGGAGCGCCAGGCAACGCTCTACGAAGAGGGCAGGTCCTTCCACTTCGTCATCTGCGAGCACGTCCTTCGGTGGCTGGTCTGTGAGCCTGCCGTCATGGCTGTCCAGCTCGACCGGCTCGTGTCCCTGTCCCGGCTTCCCCGCGTGCTGATCGGGATCGTGCCGTTGGCCGGCCGGATGCCGGACTTTCCCATGACGTGCTTCAGCATTCACGACGACCGGCTCGTGCTGGTCGAGACATTCCACTCCGAGATCACGACGCGAGAGCCCAAGGACGTGCAGACGTACGTCGACACCTTCGAGCGATTCGCGGAGGTAGCGCTCTACGGCGAAGGTATGCGGACCTTGGTCGAGGGAATCCGGGACGGGTTCTTGCCTCAACAAGAAAGAAGCTAG
- a CDS encoding DUF6879 family protein, with amino-acid sequence MLSGEDFGRLFGAFERTAFRLETLAEYDVEEERDEIARFLAGEDMGPGWDDNPWVRSMTDKGKSVSRVHVLRSPLTAYLRYELAAYPGNIRAGESVGIIDLAEQAVAGLPDHDFWLFDDRDVYRMHYTPAGAFVGCELLPADRLTEYRGYRTLALAHAVPFASYWERHN; translated from the coding sequence GTGCTCAGCGGTGAGGACTTCGGTCGTCTCTTCGGTGCCTTCGAGCGGACGGCGTTCCGGCTGGAGACACTGGCCGAGTACGACGTGGAAGAGGAGCGGGACGAGATCGCGCGGTTCCTGGCGGGTGAGGACATGGGGCCCGGGTGGGACGACAATCCGTGGGTACGTTCGATGACGGACAAGGGCAAGAGCGTGTCGCGTGTTCATGTCCTGCGCTCGCCTCTGACCGCTTATCTGCGCTATGAACTGGCGGCTTACCCCGGGAACATCAGAGCAGGGGAGTCCGTCGGGATCATCGACCTGGCGGAGCAGGCGGTGGCCGGTCTGCCTGATCACGACTTCTGGCTTTTCGACGACCGGGACGTGTACCGCATGCACTACACCCCTGCCGGCGCGTTCGTCGGCTGTGAACTCCTGCCTGCCGATCGACTCACGGAGTACCGGGGGTACCGGACCCTGGCACTCGCCCACGCCGTACCGTTCGCGTCGTACTGGGAACGCCACAACTGA